A stretch of the Photobacterium toruni genome encodes the following:
- a CDS encoding AAA family ATPase, translating to MTKRKSLDLESQIQLLTRVQFITRFSSHLIHLSGAQGSGKTWLAHTFLEDYATDCHQVLLMCQRGQTDIQHRTLLLQQFVDQAMFNEHDSLCQSVEHLLAHQPHKLMVVIDDAHLLSSTLIAELWALALYANQHSELQINIVLFANRNELNQTLTHVAHGSGIVPVELDIDDSCHQNIILHNLPQVEGITMNSNINKKPLLPIVIGGGVIVLIAGSYLFMAPSSSSKTTSIAVPSAAVSTVVTMDKNPLPPQLKVNPQGLTVGRQNDIKGQERIVISDQQIDAIIDDHMLDEHSVTAEDTGIVNKAIKNMSSSTSKLDWSLKLAADKKQLLLASPKHYAIQLAATQSLAVAKAFITTHNLSDVMLYQTERNQQSWFIVVTGNYATASLARTAKRQLAPSLQQLKPWLKSYRKIAQEIDRLK from the coding sequence ATGACAAAACGAAAAAGTCTGGATCTGGAAAGCCAGATCCAGTTGCTGACTCGAGTACAATTTATTACGCGGTTTAGCTCCCATCTTATTCACCTCTCTGGTGCTCAAGGTTCAGGTAAAACTTGGCTTGCGCACACTTTTCTTGAAGATTATGCCACCGATTGTCATCAAGTATTATTGATGTGCCAGCGTGGACAAACTGATATTCAACATCGTACTTTATTGCTACAACAATTTGTTGATCAAGCGATGTTTAATGAACATGATTCTTTATGCCAAAGTGTTGAACATTTGTTAGCACATCAACCACATAAATTAATGGTGGTGATTGATGATGCTCATCTTTTGAGTTCAACTTTAATTGCTGAATTATGGGCGTTAGCACTGTATGCAAATCAACATTCTGAGTTACAAATTAATATTGTGTTATTTGCAAATCGCAATGAATTAAATCAAACCTTAACCCATGTTGCACATGGTTCAGGAATAGTACCAGTAGAATTAGATATTGATGATTCTTGTCATCAAAATATTATTTTACATAATCTACCACAAGTAGAAGGAATAACCATGAATTCAAATATAAACAAGAAGCCATTATTACCGATTGTGATTGGTGGGGGGGTTATTGTTTTAATTGCGGGTAGTTATCTTTTTATGGCACCGAGTTCGAGTAGTAAGACTACATCTATAGCTGTACCTTCAGCGGCAGTATCAACAGTGGTCACGATGGATAAAAATCCTTTACCACCACAACTTAAAGTTAATCCACAAGGGTTAACCGTAGGACGTCAAAATGATATTAAAGGCCAAGAGCGAATAGTCATCTCAGATCAGCAAATTGATGCCATTATTGATGATCATATGTTAGATGAGCATTCTGTCACAGCCGAAGATACTGGTATTGTGAATAAAGCAATAAAAAATATGTCATCATCGACATCTAAATTAGATTGGTCACTCAAATTAGCGGCGGATAAAAAACAATTGTTATTAGCTAGCCCTAAACATTATGCGATACAACTGGCTGCTACTCAAAGTTTGGCTGTTGCGAAAGCGTTTATAACAACACATAATTTGTCAGATGTTATGCTCTATCAAACTGAACGTAATCAGCAGTCATGGTTTATTGTGGTTACGGGGAATTATGCGACAGCTAGTCTGGCTCGTACTGCAAAGCGTCAATTAGCCCCATCGTTACAACAGCTAAAACCATGGTTAAAATCTTATCGTAAGATTGCACAAGAAATAGATCGCTTAAAATAA
- a CDS encoding DUF2970 domain-containing protein, which translates to MDKKKITVWGIIKSVLAALFGVQSQQQRQQDFNYSSPWPFIVIGGIVIVLLVIIMIAIAHQAIAI; encoded by the coding sequence ATGGATAAAAAGAAAATTACCGTATGGGGAATAATAAAAAGTGTATTGGCGGCATTATTTGGCGTGCAATCACAACAGCAGCGCCAGCAAGACTTTAACTATTCAAGTCCATGGCCATTTATTGTCATCGGGGGGATTGTTATTGTGCTCTTGGTGATCATAATGATTGCTATCGCTCATCAAGCAATAGCAATCTAA
- the rpe gene encoding ribulose-phosphate 3-epimerase: MKDFLIAPSILSADFARLGEDVANVLAAGADVVHFDVMDNHFVPNLTFGAPICQALRDYGITAPIDVHLMVKPVDRIIPDFAKAGASMITFHVEATDHIDRTLQLIKEHGCQAGVVFNPATPLHHLDYIMDKVDMILIMSVNPGFGGQSFIPATLDKLRQVRQRIDASGRDIRLEVDGGVNVNNIAEIAAAGADMFVAGSAIFNEPDYKVAIDKMRAQLAEAKR; encoded by the coding sequence ATGAAGGACTTTTTGATCGCTCCATCTATTTTGTCTGCTGATTTTGCCCGTTTAGGTGAAGATGTAGCAAACGTATTAGCTGCGGGTGCTGATGTGGTTCATTTTGATGTTATGGATAATCACTTTGTCCCTAATCTGACGTTTGGAGCGCCTATCTGTCAAGCGTTACGCGATTATGGTATTACAGCACCGATAGATGTTCATTTGATGGTAAAACCTGTCGATCGTATTATTCCTGATTTTGCTAAAGCGGGAGCGAGTATGATCACGTTTCATGTTGAAGCGACTGACCATATTGATCGCACATTACAATTGATCAAAGAACACGGCTGTCAGGCGGGCGTAGTGTTTAACCCAGCAACGCCATTGCATCATCTTGATTACATTATGGATAAAGTAGATATGATTTTGATCATGTCGGTTAATCCAGGTTTTGGTGGTCAATCTTTCATTCCTGCTACGCTAGATAAATTACGTCAAGTTCGTCAGCGTATTGATGCTTCTGGTCGTGATATTCGCTTAGAAGTGGATGGTGGTGTTAATGTAAATAATATTGCTGAAATTGCAGCTGCAGGTGCAGATATGTTTGTTGCTGGCTCTGCTATTTTTAATGAGCCTGATTATAAAGTCGCGATTGATAAGATGCGAGCACAGTTAGCTGAGGCTAAGCGTTAA
- a CDS encoding aspartate aminotransferase family protein, with protein MATEEKRQRSLFDEVMVPCYAPMEIIPVRGQGSRLWDQQQREYIDFAGGIAVSCLGHCHPIMVTALTAQAQKLWHLSNVMTNEPALRLAEKLTQLTFADKVFFANSGAEANEAALKLARRYAVDNFSADKDQIIAFHHGFHGRTFFTVTVGGQSSYSDGFGPKPQAVTHLPYNDLAAIAELISDKTCAVMMEPLQGEGGVISPTIEFVQGVRELCDKHQALLIFDEVQTGNGRTGDLFAYQGLGVIPDILTTAKSLGGGFPVAAMLTTTALAAHLKVGTHGSTYGGNPLACAVAEAVIDTISQPAVLAGVKQREQWFREGLTQINHRYPIFSDIRGKGLLLGAVLVPKWQGRARDILVAAGKQGVMVLVAGVDVVRFAPSLVIDKVDIDEGMQRLEAAIATLYHAEL; from the coding sequence ATGGCAACTGAAGAAAAACGACAACGATCATTGTTTGATGAAGTTATGGTACCTTGCTATGCGCCAATGGAGATTATTCCTGTTCGAGGGCAAGGCTCACGGTTGTGGGATCAACAGCAACGTGAATATATTGATTTTGCTGGTGGAATTGCCGTTAGTTGTTTAGGCCATTGCCATCCAATAATGGTGACAGCATTAACAGCACAAGCGCAAAAGCTATGGCATTTAAGTAATGTGATGACTAATGAGCCTGCATTGCGTTTGGCTGAGAAACTAACCCAACTCACCTTTGCTGATAAAGTCTTCTTCGCCAACTCGGGTGCAGAAGCAAATGAAGCGGCATTAAAATTAGCGCGTCGTTATGCGGTTGATAATTTCAGCGCTGATAAAGACCAAATTATTGCCTTTCATCATGGTTTTCATGGGCGAACCTTTTTTACCGTTACTGTCGGTGGCCAAAGCAGTTATTCCGATGGTTTCGGTCCTAAACCGCAAGCTGTTACCCATCTTCCTTATAATGATTTAGCGGCGATCGCTGAATTAATATCAGATAAAACCTGTGCCGTGATGATGGAACCTTTACAAGGTGAGGGTGGGGTAATTAGTCCAACGATTGAGTTTGTGCAAGGAGTGCGTGAACTGTGCGATAAGCATCAAGCATTATTGATTTTTGATGAAGTTCAAACGGGTAATGGACGTACAGGAGACTTGTTTGCTTACCAAGGCCTTGGGGTTATACCTGATATTCTAACCACTGCAAAATCATTAGGTGGCGGTTTCCCTGTTGCTGCCATGCTTACAACCACAGCGCTTGCTGCTCACCTTAAAGTTGGTACGCATGGTTCAACTTATGGCGGTAATCCCCTTGCGTGTGCTGTTGCTGAGGCGGTGATTGATACCATTAGTCAGCCAGCAGTATTAGCGGGTGTTAAACAGCGTGAACAATGGTTTAGAGAGGGATTAACGCAAATTAACCATCGCTATCCTATTTTTAGTGATATTCGAGGTAAAGGATTATTACTTGGCGCGGTACTTGTTCCTAAATGGCAGGGGCGGGCTCGAGATATTTTGGTTGCAGCAGGTAAACAAGGAGTAATGGTGTTAGTCGCTGGTGTTGATGTGGTGCGTTTTGCTCCTTCATTAGTGATTGATAAAGTTGATATTGACGAAGGAATGCAACGTCTAGAGGCCGCAATAGCAACCTTATATCACGCAGAGCTTTAA
- a CDS encoding aminodeoxychorismate/anthranilate synthase component II produces the protein MLLIIDNYDSFTYNLYQYFCELGAEVVVVRNDEIDIATIEALAPTHLVISPGPCTPNEAGISLQAIEYFAGKLPILGVCLGHQSLAQVFGGDVVRARQVMHGKTSPIYHTDCGVFKGLNNPLTVTRYHSLVVKAATLPDCFEITAWTELNGEFDEIMGVRHKTLALEGVQFHPESILTEQGHQLLANFLRR, from the coding sequence ATGCTATTAATTATTGATAACTACGATTCGTTTACTTATAACCTTTATCAATATTTTTGTGAATTAGGCGCTGAAGTCGTTGTCGTGCGTAATGATGAGATTGATATTGCGACCATTGAGGCTTTAGCACCAACACATTTGGTTATCTCTCCTGGACCGTGTACGCCTAATGAGGCGGGTATATCTTTACAAGCCATTGAATATTTTGCCGGTAAACTCCCTATTCTTGGCGTCTGCCTTGGTCACCAATCGCTAGCGCAAGTATTTGGTGGTGATGTGGTACGGGCACGACAAGTCATGCATGGTAAAACGTCTCCGATTTACCATACTGATTGTGGCGTGTTTAAAGGGCTCAATAACCCATTAACAGTTACGCGTTATCATTCCTTGGTCGTTAAAGCAGCAACATTACCTGATTGTTTTGAGATCACCGCTTGGACAGAATTAAACGGTGAGTTTGATGAGATTATGGGTGTTCGACATAAAACTTTGGCACTTGAAGGGGTACAATTTCATCCAGAAAGCATTTTGACTGAACAAGGTCATCAATTGCTGGCTAATTTTCTTCGCCGTTAA
- the trpS gene encoding tryptophan--tRNA ligase produces MSKPIVLSGVQPSGELSIGNYLGALRQWEQMQDDYDCQYCVVDLHAITVRQDPKALHEATLDALAICLAVGVDPKKSTLFVQSHVPEHAQLGWLLNCYTQMGELSRMTQFKDKSARHANDVNAGLFGYPVLMAADILLYGAHQVPVGSDQKQHLELARDIATRFNNLYGTEQSPIFQVPEPYIPTVGARVMSLQDATKKMSKSDDNRKNVITLLEDPKSILKKINKAQTDAEMPPRIAHDIEQKAGISNLMGLYSGATGKTFAEIEAQYAGVEMYGPFKKDVGEALVAMLEPVQAEYHRIRGDRAYLDSVMKAGADKASARAAEVLKKAYHAVGFVARP; encoded by the coding sequence ATGAGTAAACCCATTGTATTAAGTGGCGTACAGCCTTCTGGTGAATTGAGTATTGGCAACTACCTTGGCGCGCTGCGTCAGTGGGAACAGATGCAGGATGATTATGATTGTCAGTACTGTGTGGTTGATTTACATGCCATCACTGTTCGTCAAGATCCTAAAGCTCTTCATGAAGCTACTCTAGACGCTCTTGCGATTTGTTTAGCTGTCGGTGTTGATCCCAAGAAAAGTACTTTGTTTGTACAATCTCATGTACCTGAGCATGCACAACTAGGTTGGTTATTAAATTGCTATACCCAAATGGGTGAGCTAAGTCGTATGACTCAGTTTAAAGATAAATCAGCTCGTCATGCCAATGACGTTAATGCAGGTTTATTTGGTTATCCAGTACTGATGGCGGCTGATATTTTATTATATGGTGCACATCAAGTGCCAGTGGGTAGCGATCAAAAGCAACATTTAGAGTTAGCTCGTGATATTGCAACCCGTTTTAATAATCTTTATGGCACAGAACAAAGCCCAATTTTCCAAGTACCTGAACCGTACATTCCAACGGTAGGCGCACGTGTAATGAGCTTGCAAGATGCGACTAAGAAAATGTCGAAGTCAGATGATAACCGTAAGAATGTTATTACGCTGCTTGAAGATCCAAAGTCAATTCTTAAGAAAATTAATAAAGCCCAAACTGATGCTGAAATGCCACCACGTATTGCACATGATATTGAGCAAAAAGCAGGTATTTCAAATCTAATGGGGTTGTATTCTGGCGCAACGGGCAAGACGTTTGCTGAAATTGAAGCGCAGTATGCTGGGGTTGAGATGTATGGCCCATTTAAGAAAGATGTGGGTGAAGCGTTAGTGGCAATGCTAGAGCCAGTACAAGCTGAATATCATCGTATTCGTGGTGATCGTGCTTATCTTGATAGCGTCATGAAAGCCGGTGCTGATAAAGCCTCTGCTCGTGCTGCTGAAGTATTGAAAAAAGCCTACCATGCCGTAGGTTTTGTTGCGCGCCCATAA
- a CDS encoding DUF1338 domain-containing protein codes for MESITQIFDGLWHDYSRRLCPSAVQIQQLLTEDTALLNDHIALRSFGLPKCGLAVLAAPFIALGYQPQAKYHFSAKKLYAESFIHANPLLPKVFISELQLAGCSAELQRAIRGLLDQVDDDYFCQPDFVYGGRPWQIDFATYQFLAAESEYAAWVAAHGFGANHFTVSINQLEQFSNLEEVNHLLRHNQFVINQSGGEIKGNAEVMLEQSATMADVVGVSFRDGIHKIPGGFYEFAKRYPQPNGELYLGFVTASANKIFESTDS; via the coding sequence ATGGAATCTATTACACAAATTTTTGATGGCTTATGGCATGATTATAGTCGACGTTTATGCCCTTCTGCAGTTCAAATACAGCAGTTGTTAACTGAAGATACCGCGTTGCTCAATGACCATATTGCGTTGCGTAGTTTTGGGTTGCCTAAGTGTGGGTTAGCAGTGCTTGCCGCACCATTTATTGCTTTGGGCTATCAACCGCAAGCAAAATATCATTTCAGTGCTAAGAAGCTGTATGCCGAGTCATTTATTCATGCTAATCCTTTACTGCCAAAAGTGTTTATTAGTGAATTACAATTAGCAGGGTGTTCGGCTGAATTACAGCGTGCGATACGAGGATTGCTAGATCAGGTGGATGATGATTATTTTTGCCAGCCTGATTTTGTTTATGGTGGGCGTCCATGGCAAATTGACTTTGCAACTTATCAATTTTTAGCTGCTGAAAGTGAATATGCGGCATGGGTGGCAGCCCATGGTTTTGGGGCCAATCATTTCACGGTGAGTATTAATCAATTAGAACAGTTCTCTAATCTTGAAGAGGTTAATCATTTATTACGTCATAACCAGTTTGTGATTAATCAATCAGGCGGCGAGATAAAAGGTAATGCAGAAGTAATGTTAGAGCAATCAGCTACGATGGCAGATGTCGTTGGTGTCAGTTTTCGAGATGGTATTCATAAGATTCCGGGTGGTTTTTATGAATTTGCTAAACGTTATCCGCAACCTAATGGTGAGTTATATTTAGGCTTTGTTACAGCTTCAGCAAATAAGATATTTGAAAGTACGGACAGTTAA
- the crp gene encoding cAMP-activated global transcriptional regulator CRP, with protein sequence MVPGKPQTDPTLEWFLSHCHIHKYPSKSTLIHAGEKAETLYYIVKGSVAVLIKDEEGKEMILSYLNQGDFIGELGLFEEDQERTAWVRAKSPCEVAEISFKKFRQLIQVNPDILMRLSAQMACRLQVTSQKVGDLAFLDVTGRIAQTLLNLAKQPDAMTHPDGMQIKITRQEIGQIVGCSRETVGRILKMLEEQNLISAHGKTIVVYGTR encoded by the coding sequence ATGGTTCCAGGTAAACCGCAAACAGATCCAACTTTAGAGTGGTTTCTTTCCCATTGTCACATTCACAAATATCCATCAAAGAGCACGTTAATTCACGCAGGTGAAAAAGCTGAGACTTTGTACTATATCGTGAAGGGTTCTGTTGCTGTATTAATCAAGGATGAAGAAGGTAAGGAGATGATCCTTTCTTACCTAAACCAGGGTGACTTTATTGGTGAACTCGGCTTGTTCGAAGAAGACCAAGAACGTACAGCTTGGGTTCGTGCAAAAAGCCCTTGTGAAGTTGCAGAAATTTCATTTAAGAAATTCCGTCAGTTAATTCAAGTGAATCCAGATATTCTAATGCGTTTATCTGCTCAAATGGCATGCCGCTTACAAGTGACAAGTCAAAAGGTAGGTGATCTTGCATTCCTTGATGTAACAGGCCGTATTGCACAAACGTTATTGAATCTGGCAAAACAACCCGATGCAATGACACATCCTGATGGCATGCAAATTAAGATCACTCGTCAAGAAATTGGCCAGATCGTAGGTTGTTCTCGCGAAACTGTGGGTCGAATCTTAAAAATGCTGGAAGAGCAAAATCTTATTTCTGCTCATGGCAAAACGATTGTAGTTTACGGTACACGCTAA
- the astA gene encoding arginine N-succinyltransferase, whose protein sequence is MLIIRPITNADYPALMQCAEASGHGFTSLPINEDLLRTRIQHSQVSFNTHVTSAGQESYLLVAVDSDSGQVVGTTAIEATVGLDVPFYNYHLSTVTHASRQLGVHNIVKVLTLGNQYTGDTELCSLFLLPEWRQGVNGRLLSKSRFLLMADHRQRFADVAFAEMRGVSDEQGNSPFWQWLKEHFFSIDFTYADYLTGIGHKGFIADLMPKLPIYVNLLSKEAQAVIGQVHTNTRPALQLLEQEGFCCRGYVDIFDAGPSVECDVRNIETVRHSQRYRVEIGEHTNKQCYLVSNCQLAGFRAVAAPLAVNAQGQVLMTTDVAAALNVDVGDEVRLVAQS, encoded by the coding sequence ATGCTCATTATTCGTCCTATCACTAATGCTGATTATCCAGCACTGATGCAGTGTGCTGAAGCATCAGGTCATGGTTTTACCTCACTTCCTATCAATGAAGATTTACTTCGTACTCGAATTCAACATTCTCAAGTGAGTTTTAATACTCATGTAACCTCGGCTGGGCAAGAAAGTTATTTGCTGGTGGCTGTTGATAGTGACAGCGGCCAAGTTGTCGGTACTACAGCTATTGAAGCCACTGTTGGGCTTGATGTGCCTTTTTATAATTACCATTTAAGTACCGTAACTCATGCTTCACGGCAGTTAGGGGTACATAACATAGTGAAAGTATTGACGTTGGGCAATCAATATACCGGTGATACTGAGCTATGTAGTTTATTTCTATTGCCTGAGTGGCGCCAAGGTGTCAATGGACGGTTACTGTCGAAGTCGCGTTTTTTATTGATGGCGGATCATCGGCAGCGATTTGCAGACGTTGCTTTTGCTGAGATGCGAGGTGTCTCTGATGAGCAGGGGAATTCTCCTTTTTGGCAATGGCTTAAAGAGCACTTTTTTTCAATTGATTTTACTTATGCAGATTATTTAACGGGGATTGGTCATAAAGGTTTTATTGCTGATTTAATGCCGAAATTACCGATTTATGTCAACTTACTCAGTAAAGAAGCACAGGCCGTGATTGGACAAGTGCATACAAATACTCGCCCAGCATTACAGCTATTAGAACAAGAAGGATTTTGTTGTCGCGGTTATGTTGATATTTTTGATGCAGGTCCAAGCGTGGAGTGTGATGTTCGTAATATTGAAACTGTACGTCATTCGCAGCGGTATCGTGTTGAGATTGGTGAACATACCAACAAGCAATGTTATTTAGTCTCTAATTGCCAGTTAGCAGGATTTCGCGCAGTTGCTGCACCGTTAGCGGTAAATGCTCAAGGGCAAGTGTTAATGACCACCGATGTTGCTGCTGCACTGAATGTTGATGTTGGTGATGAAGTGCGGTTAGTGGCGCAATCATAA
- the dam gene encoding adenine-specific DNA-methyltransferase, with amino-acid sequence MKKHRAFLKWAGGKYSLVEEIKRHLPPARKLVEPFVGAGSVFLNTDYEHYLLADINPDLINLYNIIKQEPERYIEDVRRLFTPEYNTKAAYLSIREDFNNSTDPYQRSIYFLYLNRHGFNGLCRYNKKGGFNVPFGSYKKPYFPEAEMYYFSEKAKRATFICESYSQTFSRARKGSVIYCDPPYAPLSTTANFTSYSGNGFSLDDQATLANIAEKAATERDIAVLISNHDTPLTRRLYTGADLSVVRVKRTISRNGGGRNKVDELLALFKTPVATDN; translated from the coding sequence ATGAAAAAGCATCGTGCATTCCTGAAGTGGGCTGGAGGTAAGTATTCTCTGGTCGAGGAAATCAAACGACACCTACCGCCTGCGCGTAAATTGGTTGAGCCTTTTGTAGGTGCTGGTTCTGTGTTTTTAAATACAGATTATGAGCATTACTTACTGGCAGATATCAATCCAGATCTGATTAATTTATATAATATTATTAAGCAAGAGCCTGAGCGATACATTGAAGATGTACGCCGATTATTTACGCCTGAATATAATACTAAAGCGGCTTATTTAAGTATTAGAGAAGATTTTAATAACAGTACTGATCCTTACCAGCGTTCAATTTATTTTCTGTATTTAAATCGCCACGGTTTTAATGGTTTGTGTCGTTATAATAAAAAGGGTGGGTTTAATGTTCCTTTTGGTTCATATAAAAAACCGTATTTCCCTGAAGCTGAAATGTATTATTTTTCAGAAAAAGCCAAACGTGCGACGTTTATTTGTGAAAGTTATAGTCAAACTTTTTCGCGGGCACGTAAAGGTAGCGTAATTTATTGCGATCCACCGTATGCGCCATTATCGACGACAGCTAACTTTACCTCTTATTCTGGTAATGGTTTTAGTTTGGATGATCAGGCAACATTAGCAAATATTGCCGAGAAGGCAGCTACTGAACGTGATATTGCAGTGTTAATCTCTAATCATGATACGCCGTTAACCCGCCGTTTATACACTGGGGCTGATCTGTCAGTCGTTAGAGTTAAACGTACCATTAGTCGTAATGGTGGTGGTCGTAATAAAGTCGATGAATTACTGGCGTTATTTAAAACTCCCGTCGCGACAGATAACTAA
- a CDS encoding phosphoglycolate phosphatase — translation MIENIKFIAFDLDGTLLDSVPDLAEAADLTMRHLGREGVTVEQVITWIGNGADILIGRALSRSFDIDPELDPALQRQARELFDHYYAIGGHQKSALYAEVKTTLASLHQAGVPMAIVTNKPSQFVPHLLEEHGLSTYFVDVIGGDTFPLKKPDPYALHWLMEKHHIAAAELLMVGDSRNDILAAQAASCRSLGLTYGYNYGQPISDSQPDVVCDHFKQLLDVVKLGC, via the coding sequence ATGATTGAAAATATTAAATTTATTGCATTTGATTTAGACGGTACGTTATTAGATAGCGTACCTGATTTAGCTGAAGCGGCTGATTTGACCATGCGTCATCTTGGTCGTGAAGGTGTGACAGTTGAGCAAGTTATCACTTGGATTGGTAATGGCGCTGATATTTTAATTGGTCGTGCATTAAGCCGTAGTTTTGATATTGACCCAGAGTTAGATCCCGCTTTACAGCGTCAAGCTCGAGAATTGTTTGATCATTATTATGCTATTGGTGGCCACCAAAAAAGTGCATTATATGCTGAAGTTAAAACAACATTAGCAAGCTTACATCAAGCAGGTGTACCAATGGCTATTGTGACTAATAAACCGTCACAATTTGTGCCACATTTGCTTGAAGAACATGGTTTGAGTACCTATTTTGTTGATGTTATCGGTGGTGATACTTTTCCATTGAAAAAGCCTGATCCTTACGCTTTGCATTGGTTAATGGAAAAACATCATATTGCAGCTGCTGAACTGTTGATGGTCGGTGACTCGCGTAATGATATTTTAGCCGCTCAAGCTGCTAGTTGTCGTTCATTAGGGCTGACTTATGGTTATAACTATGGTCAACCGATCAGTGACAGTCAGCCCGATGTTGTCTGTGATCACTTCAAACAATTACTTGATGTGGTTAAACTAGGCTGCTAG
- the astD gene encoding succinylglutamate-semialdehyde dehydrogenase: MSLWINNQWLVGDGEQFQSLNPYDGTVVWQGNAATNWQVNAVVAAAEDAFLMWRNTTFSERLVVIERFAQLVHQHQSQLAQIITAETGKPLWESTTEVAAMMGKVALSITAYHERTGTRQRQQGATTMVVRHRPLGVMAVFGPYNFPAHLPNGHIIPALLAGNTVVFKPSELTPNTAQLMCELWQQAGIADGVINLVQGGKETGAALAMAAGVDGVLFTGSAQTGHLLHQQFAGQPQKMLALEMGGNNPLVIGENYGDIEAAVYTIIQSAFLSAGQRCTCARRLYIANGQAGDALLARLVAVTSQLLVGDPSATPAPFMGPLISSVAADKMIEHQQQLLLAGGVALLTATRGQGAIVTPAIINVSAISELADEEYFGPLLQVSRYADFTQAVVSANQTRYGLAAGLISTDTPQWHYFVEHIRAGIVNRNRPLTGASGDAPFGGPGASGNLRPSAYYAADYCAYPMASIEGEQLQLPAQLAPGVSLS; the protein is encoded by the coding sequence ATGAGCTTATGGATTAATAATCAATGGCTAGTTGGCGATGGTGAGCAGTTTCAATCACTTAATCCTTATGATGGTACTGTGGTTTGGCAAGGTAATGCCGCGACGAATTGGCAAGTTAATGCTGTGGTTGCTGCTGCAGAGGATGCGTTTTTAATGTGGCGTAATACAACCTTTAGTGAACGTCTCGTAGTGATAGAACGGTTTGCTCAATTAGTGCATCAACACCAATCTCAGCTTGCTCAAATTATTACCGCAGAAACCGGAAAACCCTTATGGGAAAGCACCACTGAAGTCGCAGCAATGATGGGTAAAGTTGCCTTATCAATTACCGCATATCATGAGCGTACGGGGACTCGCCAGCGCCAGCAAGGTGCAACGACTATGGTTGTTCGTCATCGTCCGCTAGGGGTTATGGCGGTGTTTGGACCGTATAATTTTCCTGCCCATTTACCTAATGGACATATTATTCCAGCCTTACTAGCCGGTAATACCGTGGTTTTCAAACCTTCTGAATTAACGCCTAACACAGCACAATTAATGTGTGAGCTGTGGCAACAAGCGGGTATTGCTGATGGCGTTATAAATCTTGTTCAAGGAGGAAAAGAAACGGGTGCGGCGTTAGCGATGGCTGCAGGTGTTGATGGAGTATTGTTTACTGGTAGTGCACAAACCGGACATCTATTACATCAGCAGTTTGCAGGGCAGCCTCAAAAAATGTTGGCATTAGAAATGGGAGGCAATAACCCATTAGTTATTGGTGAAAATTATGGTGATATTGAGGCCGCGGTATATACCATTATTCAATCGGCTTTCTTAAGTGCGGGACAACGATGTACATGTGCCCGCCGATTATATATTGCAAATGGACAAGCAGGGGACGCTCTGTTAGCTCGCTTAGTTGCTGTTACCTCACAATTACTGGTTGGTGATCCTTCTGCAACGCCAGCCCCCTTTATGGGACCTTTAATTTCTTCTGTGGCAGCGGATAAAATGATTGAACATCAACAACAATTATTGCTGGCTGGTGGTGTGGCTTTATTAACGGCGACCCGTGGGCAAGGTGCCATTGTTACGCCTGCGATTATTAATGTGAGTGCGATCAGTGAACTTGCAGATGAAGAATATTTTGGACCATTATTGCAGGTCAGTCGTTATGCTGATTTTACTCAAGCGGTGGTCAGTGCAAATCAAACCCGTTATGGCTTGGCTGCAGGGTTAATATCAACTGATACACCACAATGGCACTATTTTGTTGAGCATATTCGTGCTGGAATTGTAAATCGCAACCGACCATTAACAGGCGCGAGTGGCGATGCCCCTTTTGGTGGTCCTGGTGCATCAGGTAATCTTCGTCCAAGTGCTTATTATGCTGCAGACTATTGTGCTTATCCGATGGCATCGATTGAGGGGGAGCAATTACAGTTGCCGGCTCAATTAGCGCCAGGAGTGAGCTTGAGCTAA